A stretch of Faecalibacterium duncaniae DNA encodes these proteins:
- a CDS encoding class I adenylate-forming enzyme family protein — translation MVNNVYDLVTRTMEQEFPGRVAFRWVEDATGTVKEKTYAEYAQDIRRAAAWFARNIPEVEGKRVVLLSRNCYEYGVNTFGAVLAGAVLVTMNQKKAWDELSWELELAEPALILNDGVDYGCRDQLEAAYGERLRPMDVWKDTAPGGLEKKIDPNALMVMLFTSGTTGRSKAVMLAERNFFTVMQMHVAMGDHLLDFKHRQLPEDKNDVLSNFAILPLFHLGTFICLFSWPFKGWALNLCSDLRNFYRDLGLMHSDSIAVAPVLMESIYKDVKRGRADKLNGLWNPCGSSAMFDSEMLLGLVENGMYITQCYGMTETCGDGLVNYAQAEPHIRALGKPDSHCEYKLDETGEICIRGGCVMLGYYKDPEATAEIIDKDGWLHTGDLAREDEDGYYYMVGRKKNLIILGTGENVSPEELERKLNACPEVQECVVKEMGKKIGALICCAEEKQAEVRAFITGLNRTLPLYQRITAVEFSTEPLPRNAMGKLLRR, via the coding sequence ATGGTAAACAATGTCTATGATCTTGTTACCCGGACAATGGAGCAGGAATTCCCCGGGCGGGTGGCCTTCCGCTGGGTAGAGGATGCCACCGGCACCGTGAAGGAAAAGACCTATGCCGAGTATGCACAGGATATCCGCCGCGCCGCTGCCTGGTTTGCCCGGAACATCCCGGAGGTGGAGGGCAAGCGGGTGGTCCTGTTGAGCCGGAACTGCTATGAGTACGGCGTGAATACCTTTGGCGCTGTGCTGGCCGGGGCTGTTCTGGTAACGATGAACCAGAAAAAGGCCTGGGATGAGCTGAGCTGGGAGCTGGAGCTGGCAGAGCCTGCCCTCATCCTGAACGATGGGGTGGACTACGGCTGCCGTGACCAGCTGGAGGCTGCGTATGGGGAACGCTTGCGGCCGATGGATGTCTGGAAGGACACCGCGCCCGGCGGGCTGGAAAAGAAGATCGACCCCAATGCCCTGATGGTCATGCTGTTCACCTCCGGCACCACCGGCCGCAGCAAGGCCGTGATGCTGGCAGAGCGGAACTTCTTTACCGTGATGCAGATGCACGTTGCCATGGGCGACCACTTGCTGGACTTCAAGCACCGGCAGCTGCCCGAGGACAAAAACGATGTCCTGAGCAACTTTGCCATCCTGCCCCTGTTCCATCTGGGCACCTTTATCTGCCTGTTCTCCTGGCCCTTCAAGGGCTGGGCCCTGAACCTTTGCAGTGATCTGCGGAATTTCTACCGGGATCTGGGGCTGATGCACAGCGATTCCATTGCCGTGGCCCCGGTGCTGATGGAGAGCATCTACAAGGATGTCAAGCGCGGCCGCGCCGATAAGCTGAACGGCCTGTGGAACCCCTGCGGCAGCTCTGCCATGTTCGACAGCGAGATGCTGCTGGGTCTGGTGGAAAACGGCATGTACATCACCCAGTGCTACGGCATGACCGAGACCTGCGGCGATGGTCTGGTGAACTACGCCCAAGCAGAGCCCCATATCCGGGCGCTGGGCAAGCCGGACAGCCACTGCGAGTACAAGCTGGATGAGACCGGCGAGATCTGCATCCGGGGCGGCTGTGTGATGCTGGGCTACTATAAGGATCCCGAAGCCACCGCCGAGATCATCGACAAAGACGGCTGGCTCCACACCGGCGACCTGGCCCGTGAGGACGAGGACGGCTATTACTACATGGTGGGCCGGAAGAAGAACCTGATCATTCTGGGCACCGGCGAGAACGTCAGTCCCGAGGAGCTGGAAAGAAAGCTCAACGCCTGCCCTGAGGTGCAGGAGTGTGTGGTCAAGGAGATGGGCAAAAAGATCGGCGCGCTGATCTGCTGTGCCGAGGAAAAGCAGGCAGAGGTCCGGGCCTTTATCACTGGGTTGAACCGCACCCTGCCGCTGTACCAGCGGATCACGGCGGTGGAGTTCAGCACCGAGCCCCTGCCCCGCAACGCCATGGGCAAGCTGCTGCGCAGGTAA
- a CDS encoding acyl carrier protein: protein MERAEIMSQILAILEDVAEISPEDVNENSVMMDDLDLSSMEILTVVADLEETFGLRIPEKELRNFVTIGDLADYLAENAG, encoded by the coding sequence ATGGAAAGAGCAGAAATCATGTCTCAGATCCTGGCAATTCTGGAGGATGTGGCAGAGATCTCGCCCGAGGATGTCAACGAAAACAGCGTGATGATGGATGATCTGGATCTGTCCTCTATGGAGATCCTGACCGTCGTGGCCGATCTGGAAGAGACCTTTGGTCTGCGCATCCCCGAAAAGGAGCTGCGCAACTTTGTGACCATCGGCGATCTGGCCGATTATCTGGCCGAGAACGCGGGGTAA